One Deltaproteobacteria bacterium genomic window, TTATTAGATGCGTATCATTCTGCAATTGGCGTGTGGCGAGTGTAAACATCGTAATTACACGACCACAAAGAATAAGACGAAGACCCCGGATAAGCTGGTCAAGCGGAAGTTTTGTCCCGCCTGCCGGAAGCATACCGATCATAAGGAGACGAAGTAAGAGGTTCGCTCGGTGGGAGAGCGCATGGGTGCTCCCCCTCACCCCGGCCGCCGAACGACGGCGGCCCCCCCTCTCCCCAAAGGGAGAGGGAGATTAAGGAAGGGATCGATTACAGGGGAGTAGCTCAGCTGGTAGAGCACCGGTCTCCAAAACCGGGGGTCGCAGGTTCGATCCCTGTCTCCCCTGCAAGGAGTGGGTGGTAGATAAAAATGGGGGGTGTTGGGGGGAGAGCGCAGCGGTCCCCCCGACTTTAGCGAGGAACCGGCTTTGCCGGTCCGAGCGAATTGACCGAGCCGGGCACCGCTCGCCAGGGGCGAGGGGTCGGCGAGGAAGTCCCCGCAGCGCGACAGCGCGGAGGGGATCTCCCCTGCAGAAATGTAATGCTACAGAGTTTTTAGGTGCGATGATGAACATACCGAATTATCAGCGATGGGTTTCACTGGGACTGCTGGGCGCGGCGGCGTTGGTGTATGCCGTCGTCGGGAAGTTGGCGGAGACCGTTTGGGATCTCCTCCGATTGCCGTTGCCGGAATGGCCGTTAGCTCCGACCGACCTCATTGCGCTGGTTGCTGCGATTGCCTGTTTTTTACTGGCGCGTCGGCATGCACGACTCAATAGTTTTCTGAACGATGCGGTGTCGGAATTGTCCAAGGTCAGTTGGCCGCCGCGCAAGGAAACGATGATGTCGGCGGGTGTGATTACGGTGGTCGTTGGGATCTGCTCGCTGTTCTTGGCCCTCTACGATGTCGTGTGGGGTTGGTGCGTAAAGCTCGTGTATTAGGACGTGTCGCTGGTTTTCGGGTGTTGAACCCCGGACATCGAGCCTCCGGCAGTCGCGGATAGAGGACAGGCTATTATGAAAAACTGGTACGTGGTTCATACCTATACGGGCTTCGAGAATCATGCGCGGCAAGCGCTTGAAGAACGGTTGAAGTCCTCGAAGCTGACTTCGCTTTTCGAAGAGATCTTAGTGCCGACCGAGAAAGTGGTTGAAGTCAAAAATGGCCAGAAGCGGACCTCTTCGCGGCGGTTTTTCCCCGGCTATATTTTGGTGAAGATGGAGCTGAATGAAGAGACGTGGCACTTAGTGCGGAATACGCCGAAGATCACCGGATTCGTCGGAACTGGCATGACGCCGCCGATCGTTCCGGAAGAAGAGGTGCGGCGGATCACGCAACAGATCGAAGAAGGGACGTTGCGACCGAAGGCGAAGATTATTTTTGAAAAAGGTGAGACGGTGCGGGTCACGCAAGGCCCTTTCTCCACGTTCACCGGCATTGTCGACGATGTGAACGCGGAAAAGGGGAAGTTGCGGGTCATGGTCAGTATTTTCGGTCGGGCGACGCCGATTGAACTGGAATTCACCCAAGTCGAAAAGACCTAATGATAGGAGTGTTGTTATATGGCAAAAAAAATTCAGGCGTATGTGAAATTGCAGTGCCCTGCAGGGCAGGCCAATCCGGCACCTCCGGTTGGTCCCGCGCTGGGGCAGCACGGCGTGAACATTATGGAGTTTTGCAAGCAGTTCAACGAACGGACCAAGACCCAACCGGGGATGATCATTCCGGTCATTGTGACGGTCTATTCGGATCGTTCGTTCAGCTTTATCTTGAAGACCCCGCCGGTCTCCATCTTATTGTTGAAGGATGCCAAAGTGGAAAAGGGCGCGGGAGTGCCGAATAAACAGAAGGTCGGCAAGGTGAACCGGGCGCAAGTCGCCGAGATCGCGAAGCTGAAAATGCCCGATTTGAACTGTCACACCATCGAGGCCGCGATGCGTCAAGTGGAAGGCACTGCGCGGAGCATGGGGATTGAGATAGAAGGCTAGTCAGTAGCGATGGCGAAGGAAGAGGGACGAAAGGACGTAAGGAGAAATATTATGGGTAAGCGATATGCGGCCAGTACGAAATCAGTCGATGCGGCGAAGCTGTACTCCGTTGAGGAAGGGTTCGGCGTCCTGGAAGGATTTCAGGCCGCGAAATTCGACGAGACCGTCGACGTGGCGATTCGTCTCGGTGTCGATCCGAAGAAGTCCGACCAAATGGTGCGCGGCAGTGTGCGCTTGCCGAACGGCTTAGGCCGCAAGGTGCGCGTATTGGTGTTCGCAAAGGGCGACAAGGCCCGCGACGGCGAAACCGCCGGGGCGGAATACGTCGGCGCCGAGGATTACATCACGAAGATCGAACAAGGCTGGCTGGAGTTCGATAAAGTGATTGCGACGCCGGACATGATGTCGACGGTCAGCAAGGTAGCGAAGATCTTGGGTCCGCGCGGGCTGATGCCGAATCCGAAGGCGGGCACGGTCACGATGGATGTCACCAAGGCCGTGACCGAAGTGAAGGCCGGGTTGGTCGAATTCCGGATGGACAAAGGCGGCGTGGTTCACGCCCCGATCGGAAAGCGGTCATTTGGTCAGCTGAAGTTGAAAGAAAATTTTCAGGCCCTGATGGATGCAGTGACGCGCGCGAAGCCGGCCACTGCGAAAGGCCATTTTATTCGGACCGTGACGGTCTCGGCCACGATGAGCCCGGGCGTGCATCTCACCATTACGGATGGAGCCAGCCATGCATAAGCAAGAGAAGGCGGAATTAGTCGGTAGTTTGAGCGAGCGCTTTCGGGGGCTCAAAGCGGCGATCGTTACGGAGTATCGTGGTTTGACCGTCGAGCAAATGACCGGCTTGCGCAAGAAAGTGCGGCAGGCCGAAGGCAATTTGCGCGTCGTCAAAAATCGGTTGGCAAAGCGGGCCTTCCAAGGGGCCTCGGTCACCGGGCTCGACGATTTCCTCGTCGGTCCGACGGCATTGGCCACGGCGGATCGGGATCCGGTGCCATTGGCGAAGGCCCTTGTCGATTTCGCCAAAGGGAATGAGCTGTTCAAGATCAAGGGCGGTGTTGTGGAAGGTAAGGTCCTCAACCCGGCGCAGCTCTCGGCGTTGGCGAAACTCCCGAGCCGCGAAGAATTGTTGTCGCAATTGCTGAGTGTGATGAATGGCCCGGCCCGCAATTTAGTGACCGTATTGGCCGCCGTGCCACGCGGATTGGTCACGGCGATTAAGGCCATCGGAGAGAAAAAAAGTGCGTAAATGAATGACTCTTAATTGCCCCGCATTGCGTGGGCGCCCTCGACGGTCGCGGCGGAATAGTCTCGCTGCGGTGCGGCTTGGGGAGGAATCAAGGAGGTCGTATGTCAGTCGCAGTCGCATCAAAGGAACAGATCGTCGAGACGCTGAAAGGGATGACTCTGTTGGAGGTCTCTGAATTGGTCAAGACGTTGGAAGAGACGTTCGGCGTTTCGGCCGCCGCCCCGATGGCATTTGCCGCGATGCCGGGTGCCGGTGCCGCCGCTGCCGTGGAAGAGAAGACGGAATTTACCGTCGTGCTGTCCGATGCCGGTCCAAACAAGATCAACGTGATCAAAGAAGTTCGGACGATCACGGGACTTGGTCTCAAAGAGGCCAAGGACTTGGTGGAAGGGGCCCCGAAGACCGTCAAGGACGGCGTCAATAAGGACGATGCCGAGAAGATCAAGAAGGCGCTCGAGGCCGCCGGAGCCAAAGTCGACATCAAGTAAGCGCGTTGAGCAGATTGTGAGCAATGGCATTTGTCGCGGGCCGTATTAATAACCCCGCCACAAGGAGCAAGTGCGCCGAAACGTGAGTGGAGGCGTAGCGCGCGGTAGGGATGAACGCAATGCGACCGAGCAGGGAGCATTGCGCACCATAAGGAGTATGCATGGCGACGACCACCCCAGTGCGGCGCATTCGGCAGAGTTTTTCCCGTTTGCACCAACCGTTGGCGATTCCGAATCTGATCGAGTTGCAGCGGCGCTCCTACGACGCGTTCTTGCAGCAGGAAACCGATGCCGAAAAGCGGCCCGATACGGGCCTGCACGGCGTCTTTAAGAGCGTGTTTCCGATCAAGGACTTCAATCAGACGGCGTCGTTGGAATACGTCCATTACCACCTCGATCCGCCGAAGTACGACGTCCTGGAATGCCGCAGTCGCGGCATGACCTACGCCGCGCCGGTGCGCGTGTTGGTGCGCCTGATTGTCTGGGATGTCGATCCCGAGACGCAAGCCACGGCGATTCGCGACGTCAAAGAGCAAGAGGTCTATTTCGGCGAAATCCCGCTGATGACCGAGTACGGGACGTTTATCATTAACGGAACGGAACGCGTCGTTGTCAGTCAGCTGCATCGCAGTCCTGGGATCTTTTTCGAACACGATAAAGGGAAAACGCAAGCGTCCGGCAAGCTCCTCTATTTCGCCCGCGTCATCCCGTATCGCGGCTCGTGGCTCGACTTCGAATTCGACGCCAAGGATCTGGTCCATGTTCGGATCGATCGGCGCCGTAAGATGCCGGTCACGATTTTGTTGCGGGCGCTCGGGATGTCGGTCGAAGAAATTTTGAACCACTTTTATAAGTCGGAAGTGGTTTCGTACGAAGGGCGTCAGATTTGGAAGAGCTTCATCCCCGACCTGCTGCTGTTCCAAAAGGCCGGTCGCGATATCCGCGATCCGAAGACCGACGAGGTATTGGTCAAGAAGGGGCGAAAATACACGCGCGTGGCGATTGAGAAATTGAAGGCCGCGAAGGTCGACAAGATTCCGGTGGATCCGGAAGAGTTGTTCGGACGCGCGGCGGCGCGCGACATCGTCGACGCGTCGACCGGTGAAGTCGTGTTGGCGGTCAACGACGTCCTGACGGCCGACAAATGGGAAGAATTGCGCACCCGCAAGATCAACAACATTCCGTTGCTGTACATCGACGACCTCAACGTGGGGCCCTACATTCGCAACACGTTACTGGTCGATAAAATGCCGTCGTCGGAAGAATCGGTGCTCGAAATTTATCGCCGCCTGCGGCCGGGCGATCCGCTGACGCCGGAGGCGTCGCAGACGTTGTTCGAAAATCTGTTCTTCAATCACGAGCGTTACGATCTCTCGAAGGTCGGACGCTTGAAATTGAACCACAAGTTCGGCTTCGACGTCCCATTGGAAGTCGGCACGTTGCGCAAAGAAGACATCCTCGCGGTCGTCAAATACCTCGTCGGGCTCAAGGACGGCGAAGGCGAAGTGGACGACATCGACCATTTGGGCAATCGGCGTATCCGCGCCGTCGGCGAATTGCTTGAAAACCAGTTCCGCGTTGGTCTCGTCCGGATGGAGCGTGCGATTCGCGAGCGGATGAGTCTCCAAGAAGTCGAAACGCTGATGCCGCACGACTTGGTGAATCCGAAACCGGTGATGGCGGTCATCAAGGAATTTTTCGCGTCGTCGCAACTTTCGCAATTCATGGATCAAACCAATCCGCTGTCTGAAGTCACTCATAAGCGGCGACTCTCCGCACTCGGGCCAGGCGGTTTGACCCGCGAGCGAGCCGGATTCGAAGTGCGCGACGTCCACGCCACGCACTACGGCCGGATTTGTCCGATTGAAACGCCGGAAGGACCGAATATTGGCTTGATTGCGTCGCTCTCTTCGTATGCGCGTGTGAACGAATTCGGGTTCATCGAAACGCCGTATCGGAAAGTCGTGAAAGGCAAAGTGACCGACGAGATCCTCTTCTGTTCCGCATTGGAAGAAGAACGGTACCTGATCGCGCAGGCGAACGCCGCGCTGAATAAAGACGGCACGTTGGCCGACGACGTCGTGCAGTGCCGCCAAAAGGGCGAGTACGTCTCGATCAAGTCGGCGGATGTTCAACTCATGGACGTTTCCCCGAATCAACTCGTGTCGGTCGCGGCCTCACTGATTCCGTTCCTCGAACACGACGACGCGAACCGCGCCTTAATGGGTTCGAACATGCAACGGCAAGCTGTGCCGCTGTTGCGCACCAGCGCGCCGCTTGTCGGCACGGGCATGGAGGCCACGGTCGCGCGTGATGCCGGAATTACGATCGTGGCGAAGCGCGACGGTGTCGTCACGGAAGTCGACGCCACGCGGGTCGTGGTGCGCGCGGAGCGCCCGTCGAAGAAAAAGGGCGGCTCGGACGTGGATGTCTATCCGCTCATTAAGTATCAACGGTCGAATCAGAATACGTGCTTAAACCAACGGCCGATCGTCACGGTCGGCGATCGCGTGAAGTCCGGCGAGGTCATGGCCGACGGACCGGCGACCGAACAGGGCGAATTGGCGCTGGGGCAAAACGTCTTGGTCGCGTTCATGTCGTGGGGTGGGTACAACTTCGAAGATTCGATCTTAGTGAACGAACGTCTCGTCAAGGAAGACGTCTTCACGTCGATCCACATCGAAGAGTTCGAATGCGTGTCGCGCGACACCAAGCT contains:
- the rpmG gene encoding 50S ribosomal protein L33 gives rise to the protein MRIILQLACGECKHRNYTTTKNKTKTPDKLVKRKFCPACRKHTDHKETK
- the rplK gene encoding 50S ribosomal protein L11; its protein translation is MAKKIQAYVKLQCPAGQANPAPPVGPALGQHGVNIMEFCKQFNERTKTQPGMIIPVIVTVYSDRSFSFILKTPPVSILLLKDAKVEKGAGVPNKQKVGKVNRAQVAEIAKLKMPDLNCHTIEAAMRQVEGTARSMGIEIEG
- the rplJ gene encoding 50S ribosomal protein L10: MEPAMHKQEKAELVGSLSERFRGLKAAIVTEYRGLTVEQMTGLRKKVRQAEGNLRVVKNRLAKRAFQGASVTGLDDFLVGPTALATADRDPVPLAKALVDFAKGNELFKIKGGVVEGKVLNPAQLSALAKLPSREELLSQLLSVMNGPARNLVTVLAAVPRGLVTAIKAIGEKKSA
- the secE gene encoding preprotein translocase subunit SecE, which produces MNIPNYQRWVSLGLLGAAALVYAVVGKLAETVWDLLRLPLPEWPLAPTDLIALVAAIACFLLARRHARLNSFLNDAVSELSKVSWPPRKETMMSAGVITVVVGICSLFLALYDVVWGWCVKLVY
- the rpoB gene encoding DNA-directed RNA polymerase subunit beta; its protein translation is MATTTPVRRIRQSFSRLHQPLAIPNLIELQRRSYDAFLQQETDAEKRPDTGLHGVFKSVFPIKDFNQTASLEYVHYHLDPPKYDVLECRSRGMTYAAPVRVLVRLIVWDVDPETQATAIRDVKEQEVYFGEIPLMTEYGTFIINGTERVVVSQLHRSPGIFFEHDKGKTQASGKLLYFARVIPYRGSWLDFEFDAKDLVHVRIDRRRKMPVTILLRALGMSVEEILNHFYKSEVVSYEGRQIWKSFIPDLLLFQKAGRDIRDPKTDEVLVKKGRKYTRVAIEKLKAAKVDKIPVDPEELFGRAAARDIVDASTGEVVLAVNDVLTADKWEELRTRKINNIPLLYIDDLNVGPYIRNTLLVDKMPSSEESVLEIYRRLRPGDPLTPEASQTLFENLFFNHERYDLSKVGRLKLNHKFGFDVPLEVGTLRKEDILAVVKYLVGLKDGEGEVDDIDHLGNRRIRAVGELLENQFRVGLVRMERAIRERMSLQEVETLMPHDLVNPKPVMAVIKEFFASSQLSQFMDQTNPLSEVTHKRRLSALGPGGLTRERAGFEVRDVHATHYGRICPIETPEGPNIGLIASLSSYARVNEFGFIETPYRKVVKGKVTDEILFCSALEEERYLIAQANAALNKDGTLADDVVQCRQKGEYVSIKSADVQLMDVSPNQLVSVAASLIPFLEHDDANRALMGSNMQRQAVPLLRTSAPLVGTGMEATVARDAGITIVAKRDGVVTEVDATRVVVRAERPSKKKGGSDVDVYPLIKYQRSNQNTCLNQRPIVTVGDRVKSGEVMADGPATEQGELALGQNVLVAFMSWGGYNFEDSILVNERLVKEDVFTSIHIEEFECVSRDTKLGKEEITRDIPNVGEEALRNLDDSGIVRIGAEVNPGDILVGKITPKGETQLSPEEKLLRAIFGEKAGDVKDTSLRVPPGVAGIVIHAQVFSREGSDLDARSLEIQDEETVRIRTDMDSELRAIQDSFRKKFRSLLVGKTSTSKVMDEEEEKTLLAKGKSITEGVLEAIPFEKWREITVSGGDEIEEELGELFEAYEEQADLAKMMYEQKLNRLKKGDELPPGVIKMVKVYVAIKRKLQVGDKMAGRHGNKGVISRILPEEDMPYLPDGRPVDMVLNPLGVPSRMNVGQILETHLGWAAEALGNQIAAMLEKDYSRDALVKKIQTAYQSKTMDAWLEKASEDEVRQMARLLRHGLTIESRVFDGAREAEIKDWLHRAGCPQSGQTILFDGRNGEPFAQAVTIGIMYMMKLHHLVEDKIHARSIGPYSLVTQQPLGGKAQFGGQRLGEMEVWALEAYGAAYALQEFLTVKSDDIIGRNRMYESIVKGECALEPGLPESFKVLVKELQALCLDTELLETRAQ
- the nusG gene encoding transcription termination/antitermination protein NusG codes for the protein MMKNWYVVHTYTGFENHARQALEERLKSSKLTSLFEEILVPTEKVVEVKNGQKRTSSRRFFPGYILVKMELNEETWHLVRNTPKITGFVGTGMTPPIVPEEEVRRITQQIEEGTLRPKAKIIFEKGETVRVTQGPFSTFTGIVDDVNAEKGKLRVMVSIFGRATPIELEFTQVEKT
- a CDS encoding 50S ribosomal protein L1; the encoded protein is MGKRYAASTKSVDAAKLYSVEEGFGVLEGFQAAKFDETVDVAIRLGVDPKKSDQMVRGSVRLPNGLGRKVRVLVFAKGDKARDGETAGAEYVGAEDYITKIEQGWLEFDKVIATPDMMSTVSKVAKILGPRGLMPNPKAGTVTMDVTKAVTEVKAGLVEFRMDKGGVVHAPIGKRSFGQLKLKENFQALMDAVTRAKPATAKGHFIRTVTVSATMSPGVHLTITDGASHA
- the rplL gene encoding 50S ribosomal protein L7/L12, translating into MSVAVASKEQIVETLKGMTLLEVSELVKTLEETFGVSAAAPMAFAAMPGAGAAAAVEEKTEFTVVLSDAGPNKINVIKEVRTITGLGLKEAKDLVEGAPKTVKDGVNKDDAEKIKKALEAAGAKVDIK